A genomic stretch from Streptomyces fungicidicus includes:
- a CDS encoding sugar phosphate isomerase/epimerase family protein, which translates to MTLNPDLSRTEDTTGGGPDEGLRRTLGVDRRRFLSTCTAVAAGAVAAPVFAAAPALAQDRGRDHGHDRGGQVLVPPHKRGIILYTVRDATARDPLASDLPSGFREVFKQLARHGYRQVEFAGYRQHANAPGGDNLETVQGARLLRSWLDEHGLRAQGNHGFIPPSWPLTTADLDTFKKHLEIANILGMDHMGTGGDPTGSSYRADWDVAADKWNALGAIARREGIKLYTHNHDSAYGFLLDGGPLDDQAGPPAAPGSGSWEYFLKVTDPKLVWLEMDIFWAHVAQYKFHTYTAHDGASRKSVFDPAGLVARNNKRYPLFHAKDGVVSTTNGMGYDMVPFGTGVIDYTTFFSRVGQRNYRNPMVEDDNSPSATDPAQSLREAKISYDNMAALRKRRG; encoded by the coding sequence GTGACCCTGAACCCCGACCTCTCCCGCACCGAGGACACCACCGGCGGCGGCCCCGACGAGGGACTGCGCCGCACCCTCGGCGTGGACCGGCGCCGCTTCCTCAGCACCTGCACCGCCGTCGCCGCCGGGGCCGTCGCGGCCCCCGTCTTCGCCGCCGCCCCCGCCCTGGCCCAGGACCGCGGCAGAGACCACGGCCACGACCGCGGCGGACAGGTGCTCGTCCCGCCGCACAAGCGCGGCATCATCCTCTACACCGTCCGTGACGCCACCGCCCGCGACCCGCTCGCCAGCGACCTGCCCTCCGGCTTCCGCGAGGTGTTCAAGCAGCTGGCCCGCCACGGCTACCGCCAGGTGGAGTTCGCCGGCTACCGCCAGCACGCCAACGCGCCGGGCGGCGACAACCTGGAGACCGTGCAGGGAGCCAGGCTGCTGCGCTCCTGGCTCGACGAGCACGGCCTGCGCGCTCAGGGCAACCACGGCTTCATCCCGCCCTCCTGGCCGCTCACCACGGCGGACCTGGACACCTTCAAGAAGCATCTCGAGATCGCCAACATCCTCGGTATGGACCACATGGGCACCGGCGGCGACCCCACCGGCAGCTCCTACCGCGCCGACTGGGACGTGGCCGCCGACAAGTGGAACGCCCTGGGCGCCATCGCCCGCCGCGAGGGCATCAAGCTGTACACCCACAACCACGACAGCGCCTACGGCTTCCTCCTCGACGGAGGCCCGCTGGACGACCAGGCCGGCCCACCCGCAGCTCCGGGATCCGGAAGCTGGGAGTACTTCCTGAAGGTCACCGACCCGAAGCTCGTCTGGCTGGAGATGGACATCTTCTGGGCGCACGTCGCCCAGTACAAGTTCCACACGTACACCGCCCACGACGGCGCCAGCCGGAAGAGCGTCTTCGACCCGGCGGGCCTGGTCGCCCGCAACAACAAGCGCTACCCGCTGTTCCACGCCAAGGACGGCGTGGTCAGCACGACCAACGGCATGGGCTACGACATGGTGCCCTTCGGCACCGGCGTCATCGACTACACGACGTTCTTCTCGAGGGTCGGCCAGCGCAACTACCGCAACCCGATGGTCGAGGACGACAACTCGCCGAGCGCCACCGACCCCGCGCAGTCGCTGCGCGAGGCCAAGATCAGCTACGACAACATGGCGGCCCTGCGCAAGCGGCGCGGCTGA
- a CDS encoding OFA family MFS transporter codes for MTTTDVTRVAIHREVTDRNGRVYRVGESDIDIMGRKRKWMVILPWIGMMGISSAEYAFASAESTLHEAHNWSSGSIYWMMTAWIFCQAAVAFPAGRLRENGRLPARWAMMLGSVGTLLGYLSLAYAPNVAVAFIGFGVFSGMGAGMVYATCVNMVGKWYPERRGGKTGFVNGGFAYGSVPFVFIFHGYMDGSNFRWVLVSAGVFLAATVALAGFYFRDPPKNWWPASVDPLNPPDDPRARRSLEKNPPATKQYSPMEAWRTGRVALMWFCLACTSGVNIFGIAFQVDIGEEAGFAAGVVATAMSLKAIVNGTGRGVIGWLSDLYGRKQCLLHVCAILGLAQFGIIWSAEIGNLPLFLFFSAVSGFGGGAIFPMFAALTADYFGENNNATNYGMVYSSKLVSGLGAGMGAVVVGAWGYNGAFTLAGCISIFAGIVALFLRPPGRDRDRRVTPNPARSARDDPAKPSPAARTGRPLPRHGRGRPVRVPGQPRRLRRAAMLS; via the coding sequence ATGACAACCACCGATGTCACACGGGTCGCCATCCACCGGGAGGTGACCGACAGGAACGGACGCGTCTACCGCGTGGGCGAGTCCGACATCGACATCATGGGGCGCAAACGCAAGTGGATGGTGATCCTGCCCTGGATCGGCATGATGGGCATCTCCTCCGCCGAGTACGCGTTCGCGTCCGCCGAGAGCACGCTGCACGAGGCCCACAACTGGTCCAGCGGCAGCATCTACTGGATGATGACCGCCTGGATCTTCTGCCAGGCCGCGGTCGCCTTCCCGGCGGGGCGGCTGCGGGAGAACGGCAGACTCCCCGCGCGCTGGGCGATGATGCTGGGCTCGGTCGGCACACTGCTCGGCTATCTGTCCCTGGCGTACGCGCCGAACGTCGCGGTCGCCTTCATCGGCTTCGGCGTGTTCAGCGGCATGGGCGCCGGCATGGTGTACGCGACCTGCGTCAACATGGTCGGCAAGTGGTACCCGGAGCGCCGGGGAGGCAAGACGGGCTTCGTCAACGGCGGTTTCGCCTACGGCTCGGTGCCGTTCGTCTTCATCTTCCACGGCTACATGGACGGCTCCAACTTCCGCTGGGTGCTGGTCTCGGCGGGTGTGTTCCTCGCCGCCACGGTGGCTCTCGCCGGCTTCTACTTCCGGGACCCGCCGAAGAACTGGTGGCCGGCCTCCGTCGACCCGCTGAACCCGCCGGACGACCCCCGGGCACGGCGTTCGCTGGAGAAGAACCCCCCGGCCACCAAGCAGTACTCCCCGATGGAGGCCTGGCGGACCGGCCGGGTGGCGCTGATGTGGTTCTGTCTCGCCTGTACCTCGGGCGTCAACATCTTCGGCATCGCCTTCCAGGTGGACATCGGTGAGGAGGCGGGTTTCGCGGCGGGCGTCGTGGCCACCGCGATGTCGCTGAAGGCGATCGTCAACGGCACCGGACGCGGGGTCATCGGCTGGCTCTCCGACCTCTACGGCCGCAAGCAGTGCCTGCTCCACGTGTGCGCGATCCTGGGCCTCGCCCAGTTCGGCATCATCTGGTCGGCCGAGATCGGGAACCTGCCGCTGTTCCTGTTCTTCTCCGCCGTCTCCGGCTTCGGCGGCGGGGCCATCTTCCCGATGTTCGCGGCGCTGACGGCGGACTACTTCGGCGAGAACAACAACGCCACCAACTACGGGATGGTGTACAGCTCCAAGCTCGTCTCCGGGCTGGGCGCGGGCATGGGGGCCGTGGTCGTCGGCGCCTGGGGCTACAACGGCGCCTTCACCCTGGCGGGCTGCATCTCGATCTTCGCCGGGATCGTGGCGCTGTTCCTGCGGCCACCGGGACGTGACCGGGACAGGCGCGTCACGCCCAACCCCGCCCGCTCGGCGAGGGATGATCCGGCGAAGCCCTCCCCCGCCGCACGGACCGGGCGGCCCCTCCCGCGGCATGGGAGGGGCCGCCCGGTCCGTGTTCCGGGTCAGCCGCGCCGCTTGCGCAGGGCCGCCATGTTGTCGTAG
- a CDS encoding acetate--CoA ligase family protein produces the protein MAEDRAPRVRALLDSVRAEGRTALTAPEGKVIADAYGISVPGEELATDVDEAVACAARFGGPVVMKIVSPDILHKTDAGGVVVGVEGAAEVRAAFCRIVGNARAYAPDARIDGVQVQELLPEGQEVIVGAVTDPTFGKVVAFGLGGVLVEVLKDVTFRLAPVEADEALSMLDSIRSAEVLRGVRGRAGVDRWAVAEQIRRVSALVTDFPEIAEVDLNPVIATADGAVAADIRVILSTGTPKERRRYSREEILASMRRLMQPRSVAVIGASNESGKIGNSVMRNLVDGGFAGEIHPVNPRADDILGRKAYKSVTDVPGEVDVAVFAIPARFVASALEEVGRKRIPNAVLIPSGFAETGEHGLQEEIVAIAERHGVRLLGPNIYGYYSTWQDLCATFCTPYDVKGPVALTSQSGGIGMAILGFARTTKTGVSAIVGLGNKSDLDEDDLLTWFGEDPHTECIAMHLEDLKDGRAFVEAARATVPKKPVVVLKAGRTAAGAKAAGSHTGALAGDDAVYDDILRQAGVIRAPGLHDMLEYARALPVLPAPRGDNVVIITGAGGSGVLLSDAVTDNGLSLMEIPPDLDAAFREFIPPFGAAGNPVDITGGEPPSTYEATIRLGLEDPRIHALVLGYWHTIVTPPMVFAELTARVVAEFRERGISKPVVASLAGDVEVEEACQYLFERGVVAYPYTTERPVAVLGAKYRWARAAGVLGGGS, from the coding sequence ATGGCAGAGGACCGGGCGCCGCGGGTGCGTGCGCTGCTGGACTCGGTGCGCGCCGAGGGGCGCACCGCGCTCACCGCGCCCGAGGGCAAGGTGATCGCCGACGCGTACGGGATCTCCGTACCCGGTGAGGAACTGGCGACGGACGTCGACGAGGCCGTGGCGTGCGCGGCGCGGTTCGGCGGGCCGGTGGTGATGAAGATCGTGTCGCCGGACATCCTGCACAAGACCGACGCCGGCGGTGTGGTCGTCGGAGTGGAGGGCGCCGCGGAGGTACGGGCGGCGTTCTGCCGCATCGTCGGGAACGCGCGCGCGTACGCCCCGGACGCCCGGATCGACGGCGTGCAGGTGCAGGAGTTGCTGCCGGAGGGGCAGGAGGTCATCGTCGGCGCGGTCACCGACCCGACGTTCGGGAAGGTCGTGGCGTTCGGGCTCGGCGGGGTGCTCGTCGAGGTGCTCAAGGACGTCACCTTCCGGCTGGCGCCGGTGGAGGCCGACGAGGCGCTGTCGATGCTGGACTCCATCCGGTCGGCGGAGGTCCTGCGCGGCGTGCGGGGCCGGGCGGGCGTGGACCGGTGGGCGGTGGCCGAGCAGATCCGCCGGGTCTCCGCACTCGTCACCGACTTCCCGGAGATCGCCGAGGTGGACCTCAACCCGGTGATCGCCACGGCGGACGGCGCGGTCGCCGCCGACATCCGCGTGATCCTCTCCACCGGCACGCCGAAGGAGCGGCGGCGCTACTCGCGCGAGGAGATCCTCGCCTCGATGCGCCGGCTGATGCAGCCGCGTTCGGTGGCGGTGATCGGCGCGTCCAACGAGTCCGGCAAGATCGGCAACTCGGTGATGCGCAACCTCGTCGACGGCGGTTTCGCCGGGGAGATCCACCCGGTGAACCCGCGGGCCGATGACATCTTGGGCCGCAAGGCGTACAAGAGTGTCACCGACGTTCCCGGTGAGGTGGATGTGGCGGTCTTCGCGATCCCCGCCAGGTTCGTGGCCTCGGCACTCGAAGAGGTGGGACGCAAGAGGATCCCGAACGCCGTGCTGATCCCCTCCGGGTTCGCGGAGACCGGCGAGCACGGGCTCCAGGAGGAGATCGTGGCGATCGCCGAGCGGCACGGCGTGCGGCTGCTCGGGCCCAACATCTACGGCTACTACTCGACCTGGCAGGACCTGTGCGCCACGTTCTGCACGCCGTACGACGTCAAGGGACCGGTCGCGCTGACCAGTCAGTCGGGCGGCATCGGGATGGCCATCCTGGGCTTCGCGCGCACCACGAAGACGGGTGTGTCGGCGATCGTCGGGCTCGGCAACAAGTCGGACCTGGACGAGGACGACCTGCTGACCTGGTTCGGGGAGGACCCGCACACCGAGTGCATCGCGATGCACCTGGAGGACCTCAAGGACGGGCGCGCCTTCGTCGAGGCGGCACGGGCGACCGTGCCCAAAAAGCCGGTCGTGGTGCTGAAGGCCGGGCGTACGGCGGCGGGCGCGAAGGCCGCGGGCTCGCACACCGGGGCGCTGGCGGGCGACGACGCCGTGTACGACGACATCCTGCGGCAGGCGGGCGTCATCCGGGCACCCGGTCTGCACGACATGCTGGAGTACGCGCGCGCGTTGCCCGTGCTGCCCGCTCCGCGGGGCGACAACGTCGTGATCATCACCGGGGCCGGCGGCAGCGGGGTGCTGCTGTCGGACGCGGTGACCGACAACGGGCTGTCGCTGATGGAGATCCCGCCCGATCTGGACGCGGCGTTCCGGGAGTTCATCCCGCCGTTCGGGGCCGCGGGCAACCCCGTGGACATCACCGGCGGGGAGCCGCCGTCGACGTACGAGGCGACGATCCGGCTGGGCCTGGAGGACCCGCGCATCCACGCGCTGGTGCTCGGCTACTGGCACACCATCGTCACTCCTCCCATGGTGTTCGCCGAGCTCACCGCACGGGTGGTGGCGGAGTTCCGGGAACGCGGGATCTCCAAGCCCGTGGTGGCCTCGCTCGCCGGGGACGTGGAGGTCGAGGAGGCGTGCCAGTACCTCTTCGAGCGCGGTGTCGTGGCGTACCCGTACACCACCGAGAGGCCGGTGGCCGTGCTCGGCGCGAAGTACCGCTGGGCGCGCGCGGCCGGGGTGCTGGGGGGCGGTTCATGA
- the frc gene encoding formyl-CoA transferase, with translation MTPKALEGIRVLDMTHVQSGPSATQLLAWLGADVVKLEAPTGDITRKQLRDLPDVDSLYFTMLNCNKRSITLNTKTERGKEILTELIRRSDVMVENFGPGAIDRMGFTWDRVREINPRIVYASIKGFGDGPYTGFKAYEVVAQAMGGSMSTTGFEDGPPLATGAQIGDSGTGVHAVAGILAALLQRERTGRGQRVNVAMQHAVLNLCRVKLRDQQRLAHGPLAEYPNEDFGDEVPRSGNASGGGQPGWAVKCAPGGPNDYVYVIVQPVGWKPLSELIGRPELAEDPEWATPEARLPQLNKMFQLIEEWSSTLPKWEVLERLNAHNIPCGPILSTKEIIEDRSLADNGMVVTVPHPERGEFVTVGSPLKLSDSPVDVRSSPLLGEHNEEVYVGELGLGDEELRLLKSNGVI, from the coding sequence ATGACCCCCAAGGCACTTGAGGGCATCCGCGTCCTGGACATGACGCACGTCCAGTCCGGGCCCTCCGCGACGCAACTGCTGGCCTGGCTCGGCGCGGACGTCGTCAAACTGGAGGCGCCCACCGGCGACATCACGCGCAAGCAGCTGCGCGACCTGCCGGACGTCGACTCCCTCTACTTCACGATGCTGAACTGCAACAAGCGGAGCATCACCCTGAACACCAAGACCGAGCGCGGCAAGGAGATCCTCACCGAGCTGATCCGGCGCTCGGACGTCATGGTCGAGAACTTCGGGCCGGGCGCCATCGACCGGATGGGCTTCACCTGGGACCGCGTCCGGGAGATCAACCCGCGAATCGTCTACGCCTCCATCAAGGGCTTCGGGGACGGCCCGTACACCGGGTTCAAGGCGTACGAGGTCGTCGCGCAGGCCATGGGCGGGTCGATGTCGACCACCGGCTTCGAGGACGGGCCGCCGCTGGCGACGGGCGCCCAGATCGGGGACTCGGGCACGGGTGTGCACGCGGTGGCCGGCATCCTCGCCGCCCTGCTGCAGCGGGAGCGCACCGGGCGCGGGCAGCGGGTGAACGTGGCCATGCAGCACGCGGTGCTCAACCTCTGCCGGGTGAAGCTGCGCGACCAACAAAGGCTGGCCCACGGTCCGCTCGCCGAATACCCCAACGAGGACTTCGGCGACGAGGTCCCCCGCTCCGGGAACGCCTCCGGCGGCGGGCAGCCCGGCTGGGCGGTCAAGTGCGCGCCGGGCGGGCCCAACGACTACGTGTACGTCATCGTGCAGCCCGTCGGCTGGAAGCCGCTGAGCGAGCTGATCGGCCGGCCGGAGCTGGCCGAGGACCCCGAGTGGGCGACGCCGGAGGCGCGGCTGCCCCAGCTGAACAAGATGTTCCAGCTGATCGAGGAGTGGTCCTCGACCCTGCCCAAGTGGGAGGTGCTGGAGCGGCTGAACGCCCACAACATCCCCTGCGGGCCGATCCTTTCGACCAAGGAGATCATCGAGGACCGCTCGCTGGCCGACAACGGGATGGTGGTCACCGTCCCGCACCCCGAGCGCGGCGAGTTCGTCACCGTCGGCAGCCCGCTGAAGCTCTCCGACTCCCCCGTGGACGTGCGCAGTTCCCCGCTGCTGGGCGAGCACAACGAAGAGGTGTACGTCGGCGAACTCGGCCTCGGTGACGAGGAGCTGCGCCTGCTCAAGTCGAACGGAGTGATCTGA
- a CDS encoding thiamine pyrophosphate-binding protein yields the protein MPDDTQDVISGGHLVAKALKAEGIDRIYTLCGGHIIDIYDGCVDEGIEVVDVRHEQVAAHAADGYARLTGKPGCAVVTAGPGTTDAVTGVANAFRAESPMLLIGGQGARTQHKMGSLQDLPHVDMMSPITKFAATVPDTARAADMVSMAFRECYHGAPGPSFLEIPRDVLDAKVPASKARVPREGAYRASTRSAGDPEAIEKLADLLVHAERPAILLGSQVWTTRGTEAAVELVRTLNIPAYMNGAGRGTLPPGDPHHFQLSRRYAFSHADVIVIVGTPFDFRMGYGKRLSPDATVVQIDLDYRTVGKNRDIDLGVVGDAGLVLRSVTEAASGRVNGGASRRKEWLDELRAAEQTALDKRLPQLRSDASPIHPYRLVSEINDFLTEDSVYIGDGGDIVTFSGQVVQPKSPGHWMDPGPLGTLGVGVPFVLAAKQARPDKEVVALFGDGAFSLTGWDFETLVRYDLPFVGIVGNNSSMNQIRYGQAAKYGKERERVGNTLGDVRYDEFARMLGGHGEEVRDPADIGPALRRARESGKPSLVNVWVDPDAYAPGTMNQTMYK from the coding sequence ATGCCCGACGACACCCAGGACGTCATCTCCGGCGGTCATCTCGTCGCCAAGGCACTCAAGGCCGAGGGCATCGACCGCATCTACACGCTGTGCGGCGGCCACATCATCGACATCTACGACGGCTGCGTCGACGAGGGCATCGAGGTGGTCGACGTACGGCACGAACAGGTGGCCGCGCACGCCGCCGACGGTTACGCGCGGCTCACCGGCAAGCCCGGCTGCGCCGTCGTCACCGCCGGTCCGGGGACCACCGACGCCGTCACCGGAGTCGCCAACGCCTTCCGCGCGGAGTCCCCGATGCTGCTGATCGGCGGTCAGGGAGCCCGCACCCAGCACAAGATGGGGTCCCTGCAGGACCTGCCGCACGTCGACATGATGAGCCCCATCACCAAGTTCGCGGCGACCGTGCCCGACACGGCGCGCGCGGCGGACATGGTGTCGATGGCCTTCCGCGAGTGCTACCACGGCGCTCCCGGACCCTCCTTCCTGGAGATCCCGCGCGACGTGCTGGACGCCAAGGTGCCGGCGTCGAAGGCGCGCGTGCCGCGGGAGGGCGCCTACCGGGCCTCGACCCGCTCGGCCGGCGACCCCGAGGCGATCGAGAAGCTGGCGGACCTGCTGGTGCACGCCGAGAGGCCGGCCATCCTGCTCGGCAGTCAGGTGTGGACGACGCGGGGCACCGAGGCCGCCGTCGAGCTGGTGCGCACGCTCAACATCCCCGCGTACATGAACGGAGCGGGGCGCGGCACGCTCCCGCCCGGCGACCCGCACCACTTCCAGCTGTCCCGCCGGTACGCCTTCTCCCACGCCGACGTCATCGTGATCGTCGGTACGCCCTTCGACTTCCGCATGGGCTACGGCAAGCGCCTCTCCCCCGACGCCACCGTCGTGCAGATCGACCTCGACTACCGCACGGTCGGCAAGAACCGCGACATCGACCTCGGCGTCGTGGGCGACGCGGGACTGGTGCTGAGGTCGGTGACCGAGGCGGCCTCCGGACGGGTGAACGGCGGCGCGTCCCGGCGCAAGGAGTGGCTGGACGAGCTGCGCGCCGCCGAGCAGACCGCCCTGGACAAGCGGCTGCCGCAGCTGCGGTCGGACGCCTCCCCCATCCACCCCTACCGGCTGGTCAGCGAGATCAACGACTTCCTCACCGAGGACTCGGTCTACATCGGGGACGGCGGCGACATCGTCACCTTCTCCGGGCAGGTCGTGCAGCCAAAGTCGCCCGGCCACTGGATGGATCCGGGACCGCTGGGCACCCTCGGCGTCGGCGTGCCGTTCGTGCTCGCCGCCAAGCAGGCCCGGCCCGACAAGGAGGTCGTCGCGCTCTTCGGCGACGGCGCCTTCTCCCTCACCGGCTGGGACTTCGAGACCCTGGTCCGCTACGACCTGCCCTTCGTCGGCATCGTCGGCAACAACTCCTCGATGAACCAGATCCGTTACGGGCAGGCCGCCAAGTACGGCAAGGAACGCGAGCGGGTCGGCAACACCCTCGGCGACGTCCGCTACGACGAGTTCGCGCGGATGCTGGGCGGCCACGGCGAGGAGGTCCGCGACCCCGCCGACATCGGCCCCGCGCTGCGCCGGGCGCGCGAGTCCGGCAAGCCGTCGCTGGTCAACGTCTGGGTGGACCCCGACGCGTACGCCCCCGGAACCATGAACCAGACCATGTACAAGTGA
- the sucC gene encoding ADP-forming succinate--CoA ligase subunit beta → MDLYEHQARELFAEHGIVVPRAEVTGSPKEARDIARRLGGRVVVKAQVKTGGRGKAGGVKLAADPAAAELTARQILGMDIKGHTVGTVMLAQPVDIAEEFYVSYVLDRTAGRFLAIASAEGGMDIEEVAATRPEAVARVPVDPAEGVTPATAARIAEAAGLPARTVDVLVRLWEVLVREDALLVEVNPLVRTRDGRIMALDGKATLDDNARFRQERWGDQDDTHTDPLEAAAAAKGLNYVKLDGEVGIIGNGAGLVMSTLDVVAGCGARPANFLDIGGGASAQVMADGLSVILSDPSVKSVFVNVFGGITACDAVADGIVRALDTVRLTKPLVVRLDGNNAARGRAVLDAHAHPLVEQVTTMDGAAARAARLATTP, encoded by the coding sequence ATGGACCTGTACGAACACCAGGCAAGGGAACTCTTCGCAGAACACGGCATCGTGGTGCCCCGGGCCGAGGTCACCGGCTCGCCCAAGGAGGCCCGCGACATCGCCCGCCGGCTCGGCGGCCGCGTGGTCGTCAAGGCGCAGGTCAAGACCGGCGGACGCGGCAAGGCGGGCGGCGTCAAGCTCGCCGCCGACCCGGCCGCCGCCGAACTCACGGCACGTCAGATCCTCGGCATGGACATCAAGGGACACACCGTCGGCACGGTGATGCTGGCCCAGCCCGTCGACATCGCCGAGGAGTTCTACGTCTCCTACGTCCTCGACCGGACGGCCGGCCGCTTCCTCGCCATCGCCTCCGCCGAGGGCGGCATGGACATCGAGGAGGTCGCCGCCACCCGCCCCGAGGCGGTGGCGCGCGTCCCCGTCGACCCGGCCGAGGGCGTCACCCCGGCGACGGCGGCCCGCATCGCCGAGGCCGCCGGACTGCCGGCGCGGACCGTCGACGTGCTGGTGCGGCTCTGGGAGGTCCTCGTCCGCGAGGACGCCCTGCTCGTCGAGGTCAACCCGCTGGTCCGCACCCGCGACGGGCGGATCATGGCGCTCGACGGCAAGGCCACCCTCGACGACAACGCCCGGTTCCGCCAGGAACGCTGGGGGGACCAGGACGACACCCACACCGACCCGCTGGAGGCCGCCGCGGCCGCCAAGGGCCTCAACTACGTCAAGCTCGACGGCGAGGTCGGCATCATCGGCAACGGCGCCGGACTCGTCATGTCCACCCTCGACGTGGTGGCCGGCTGCGGAGCCCGCCCCGCCAACTTCCTAGACATCGGCGGCGGAGCCTCCGCGCAGGTCATGGCGGACGGACTGTCGGTCATCCTCTCCGACCCGTCCGTGAAATCCGTCTTCGTCAACGTCTTCGGCGGCATCACCGCCTGCGACGCGGTCGCCGACGGCATCGTCCGCGCCCTGGACACCGTACGGCTGACCAAGCCGCTCGTCGTCCGCCTCGACGGCAACAACGCGGCCCGCGGCCGGGCCGTCCTCGACGCGCACGCGCACCCGCTCGTCGAACAGGTCACCACCATGGACGGCGCCGCCGCCCGGGCCGCCCGTCTCGCCACCACACCCTGA
- the sucD gene encoding succinate--CoA ligase subunit alpha, translated as MAIHLTKESKVLVQGMTGGEGMKHTRRMLAAGTDVVGGVNPRKAGRSVAFDERAVPVFGSVAEGMDATGADVTVVFVPPAFARAAVTEAADAGIALAVVITEGIPVHDSVAFLAHARRRGTRVIGPNCPGLITPGQSNAGIIPADIAKPGRIGLVSKSGTLTYQLMYELRDTGFSTCVGIGGDPVVGTTHIDCLAAFQDDPDTDLIVLIGEIGGDAEERAAAYIRDHVTKPVVGYIAGFTAPEGRTMGHAGAIVSGSSGTARAKQEALEAAGVRVGHTPTETAQQVLAVLNDGR; from the coding sequence ATGGCGATCCACCTCACCAAGGAGAGCAAGGTCCTCGTCCAGGGCATGACCGGCGGCGAGGGCATGAAGCACACCCGGCGGATGCTCGCCGCCGGCACCGACGTCGTCGGCGGCGTCAACCCGCGCAAGGCGGGCCGCAGCGTCGCCTTCGACGAGCGGGCGGTGCCCGTCTTCGGCTCGGTCGCCGAGGGCATGGACGCGACGGGCGCCGACGTCACCGTCGTCTTCGTGCCACCCGCCTTCGCAAGGGCCGCCGTCACCGAGGCCGCCGACGCCGGCATCGCCCTGGCGGTCGTCATCACCGAGGGCATCCCCGTCCACGACTCCGTCGCCTTCCTCGCCCACGCCCGCCGCAGGGGCACCCGCGTCATCGGCCCCAACTGCCCCGGTCTGATCACCCCCGGCCAGTCCAACGCGGGCATCATCCCCGCCGACATCGCCAAGCCCGGCCGGATCGGCCTGGTCTCCAAGTCCGGCACGCTCACCTACCAGCTCATGTACGAGCTGCGGGACACCGGCTTCTCCACCTGCGTCGGCATCGGCGGGGACCCCGTCGTCGGCACCACCCACATCGACTGCCTGGCCGCCTTCCAGGACGACCCCGACACCGACCTGATCGTCCTCATCGGCGAGATCGGCGGCGACGCCGAGGAGCGCGCGGCGGCGTACATCCGCGACCACGTCACCAAGCCCGTCGTCGGCTACATCGCGGGCTTCACCGCCCCCGAGGGCCGTACCATGGGCCACGCGGGCGCGATCGTCTCCGGTTCGTCCGGCACGGCGCGGGCGAAGCAGGAAGCACTGGAGGCGGCCGGCGTCAGGGTCGGCCACACGCCCACGGAGACGGCCCAGCAGGTGCTCGCCGTCCTGAACGACGGCCGCTGA